A genomic segment from Oncorhynchus clarkii lewisi isolate Uvic-CL-2024 chromosome 12, UVic_Ocla_1.0, whole genome shotgun sequence encodes:
- the LOC139423201 gene encoding centromere/kinetochore protein zw10 homolog, whose translation MASFVTEVLASSGKLEKEDLNCKISKLSRKVEETKEEVCDIINKRYNEFLPSMQGAEALMGQAEEVSKEIDILKSCIETEVQHNLHTAVTEHAKLKQQLERNTTVIAMLRHLEEFHIAMEEFHKALLEKKYVISATQLEKARHSADALKAWKGSELPLLRALSSELTVQRENLIYHLGDEWKRLAVWKLPPSKESTGMKSFLKMELQLTLGGTKEPQQSPPPLLSCILQALAIQGELQHKIKLFSQVLLKYLLKPLITYPSLNVDVSEQQGEGILLSLQCAETPEEHPSPSQVYTKVLVVLKTLHTHLLDVSVADVSVGRRKVSVILGDLVWQEMSHCIIHECLLHSIPTNSSQLEQYSVVIKETEEFEKSLKEMQYLRGDATELLKYARDINCHFASKKCKDVIVAARKLMTSEMHNTVKITPDSKQSVPKLPSPGSGDNKGKQKAKKLEAPRLENEKQLGALTLCLPVCRISESVQQLMELALHTLSEAVGSSSQCATQLFFTVRNIFQLFYDVVPTYHKGNLLKFPHLAAIQHNNCMYIAHHLLTLGHQFRPHLPDPLSEGAATFVDLVPGFRKLGAQCFLAQLNVQRAEMLERLSTARNFSNLDDEENYSAASKAVRQVIHQLKRLGTVWQDVLPVNIYCKAIGTLLNTAISELIAKIMMLEDISTEDGEHLHILCQTIIEEGPLVFIPLPEESKNKKYQEEVSVYVTKWITFKELVIVLRANLQEIVDRWAEGKGPLALEFCSSEMKSLIRALFQNTERRAVALSKIKDF comes from the exons ATGGCATCTTTCGTGACAGAAGTCCTTGCTAGTTCTGGTAAACTTGAAAAAGAAGATCTCAATTGTAAAATAAGCAAGCTGTCACGGAAAGTAGAAGAAACTAAG GAAGAGGTATGTGACATTATTAACAAGAGGTACAATGAGTTCCTACCTAGCATGCAGGGGGCAGAGGCACTTATGGGACAGGCCGAAGAGGTCTCTAAAGAAATTGACATCCTCAAAAGCTGCATTGAGACAGAG gtgCAGCATAATCTACATACAGCTGTGACGGAACATGCCAAGCTGAAGCAGCAGCTGGAGAGAAACACTACTGTCATTGCCATGCTCAGGCACCTAGAAGAG TTTCACATTGCAATGGAGGAGTTTCACAAAGCCCTACTGGAGAAGAAGTATGTCATTTCGGCCACGCAGTTAGAAAAGGCCCGGCACAGTGCAGACGCTCTGAAGGCGTGGAAAGGCTCTGAGCTGCCCCTGCTGAGAGCCCTCAGCTCAGAGCTCACTGTCCAGAGGGAGAACCTCATCTACCATctgggggatgagtggaagagaCTGGCTGTCTGGAAACTGCCTCCTTCCAAAG AGTCGACGGGGATGAAGTCGTTCCTGAAGATGGAGCTCCAGCTGACCCTAGGCGGGACCAAGGAGCCCCAGCAGAGCCCTCCCCCTCTGCTTTCCTGTATCCTCCAGGCCCTGGCCATCCAAGGGGAACTCCAACACAAGATCAAACTCTTCA GCCAGGTGCTGCTGAAGTACCTGCTGAAGCCCCTGATTACGTACCCCTCTCTGAACGTGGATGTGTCGGAGCAGCAAGGCGAGGGCATCCTACTCTCTCTCCAGTGTGCCGAGACCCCCGAGGAGCACCCAAGTCCCTCGCAGGTCTACACCAAAGTCCTGGTGGTACTCaagaccctacacacacacctgctag ACGTATCCGTTGCAGATGTATCAGTTGGCAGGAGAAAAGTGTCTGTCATACTGGGAGACCTGGTATGGCAGGAGATGTCTCATTGCATCATCCATGAGTGCCTCCTGCACTCCATCCCAACCAATAGCAGTCAGCTTGAACAGTACAGTGTG GTGATCAAAGAGACTGAGGAGTTTGAGAAGTCCCTGAAGGAGATGCAGTACCTCAGGGGAGACGCCACCGAGCTGCTCAAGTACGCCCGGGACATCAACTGCCACTTTGCCAGCAAGAAATGCAAAGACGTGATTGTGGCGGCACGCAAGCTGATGACCTCTGAGATGCACAACACCGTCAAA ATCACACCAGATTCTAAGCAATCAGTCCCCAAGCTACCCAGCCCAGGCTCTGGAGACAACAAGGGCAAGCAGAAGGCCAAGAAGCTTGAGGCGCCCCGGTTGGAGAACGAGAAGCAGCTGGGTGCACTGACgctgtgcctgcctgtgtgtcgCATCAGCGAGTCGGTGCAGCAGCTGATGGAGCTGGCCCTGCACACGCTGTCCGAGGCCGTGGGCAGCTCCAGCCAATG TGCTACCCAACTGTTCTTCACGGTGCGGAATATATTCCAGCTGTTCTATGATGTTGTGCCTACATACCATAA AGGGAACCTACTCAAGTTCCCCCACCTGGCAGCCATCCAGCACAACAATTGCATGTACATCGCCCACCACCTGCTCACCCTCGGCCACCAGTTCAGGCCACACCTGCCCGACCCCCTCAGCGAGGGCGCTGCCACCTTCGTGGACCTGGTGCCCGGCTTCAGGAAACTGG GCGCTCAGTGCTTCCTGGCCCAGCTGAACGTCCAGAGAGCAGAGATGCTGGAGCGTCTCTCCACGGCACGCAACTTCTCCAACCTGGATGACGAGGAGAACTACTCCGCAGCCAGCAAGGCTGTCAGGCAG GTCATCCATCAGCTGAAGAGGCTGGGCACAGTCTGGCAAGATGTTCTACCAGTCAACATATACTGTAAAGCCATAGGGACTCTACTCAACACTGCCATCTCAGAGCTGATTGCCAAAATCATGATGCTGGAG GATATCTCCACTGAAGATGGGGAGCACCTACACATCCTCTGTCAGACTATTATCGAGGAAGGACCCCTGGTGTTCATTCCTCTGCCTGAGGAGAGCAAGAACAAGAAGTACCAGGAGGAGGTATCCGTGTACGTGACAAAGTGGATCACCTTCAAGGAGCTGGTCATAGTGCTGCGAGCTAACCTGCAGGAGATAGTCGACAG GTGGGCGGAGGGCAAAGGACCTCTGGCACTGGAGTTCTGTAGTTCCGAGATGAAAAGCCTGATTCGAGCTTTGTTCCAGAACACTGAGAGGCGGGCGGTGGCTCTCAGCAAAATCAAAGACTTTTGA
- the LOC139423202 gene encoding G protein-activated inward rectifier potassium channel 4-like produces MVSTMMCSRVTLHEPHNGDHRSPMRIAPRRNSIPPTKALTAKHLLAYPRPPPESTRFTPYPKKVVAKTNMAVMMLHSRRASLFPSTNNNFPALPPQLVPSASPQSHPKSPAPHRVVAGLISREVDTGQYIIPTEEPEEPVTAHHAHRRRHLKRFSSRWYSGAPSGGPFDSTHSPNQGTSGENKPHKPRCKLLGEGRPNYGTANKQRQRYVTKDGKCQVNLGPIEDKSRFLSDIFTTLVDLKYRWFLFVFTMCYIVTWVAFAEIYFLDAWLRDDVAHVHDPQWQPCFENVDSFISALLLSVESQRTIGYGSRLVTANCMEGVVLLMAQSIIGSIIDALMVGCMFVKISRPQKRAQTLIFSKHCVISERDEKLCLLFRIGDLRASHMVDAKIRAKLIKSRQTKEGEFIPLEQSEINLGYDTGGDRLLLVEPQTITHVINESSPFWEIGAERLTRERFEIIIILEGIVEASGMTCQARTSYTEEEILWGHRFESCMSLEKGSYRVDNGAFDKTFPVHTLTLSAKEKSDEKEDEVLF; encoded by the exons ATGGTTTCCACCATGATGTGTAGCAGGGTGACATTACACGAGCCCCATAATGGAGACCACAGGAGTCCTATGAGAATTGCCCCTCGCAGGAACTCTATTCCCCCAACAAAGGCTCTCACAGCCAAACATCTCCTGGCATACCCTAGACCACCCCCAGAGTCAACGCGCTTTACCCCATATCCAAAGAAG gttGTAGCAAAAACCAACATGGCCGTGATGATGCTCCACTCCAGAAgagcctctctcttccccagcaCAAATAACAACTTCCCAGCTCTCCCACCCCAGCTAGTCCCCTCTGCATCCCCCCAGTCACATCCCAAGAGCCCAGCCCCGCATAGGGTTGTTGCAGGATTGATCAGCCGGGAGGTAGACACCGGCCAGTACATCATTCCCACTGAGGAGCCAGAGGAGCCTGTCACTGCTCATCATGCTCACCGCAGACGCCACCTCAAGCGCTTCAGCTCCAGGTGGTACTCAGGTGCTCCTTCTGGTGGCCCCTTTGATAGCACCCATAGCCCCAACCAAGGTACAAGTGGTGAGAACAAGCCCCACAAGCCGCGCTGCAAACTTCTAGGTGAAGGGAGGCCAAATTACGGTACCGCCAACAAGCAGCGTCAACGCTATGTCACCAAAGACGGGAAGTGCCAGGTGAACCTGGGCCCCATCGAGGACAAGAGCCGTTTCCTCTCGGACATCTTCACCACTCTGGTGGACCTGAAGTACCGCTGGTTCCTCTTTGTCTTTACCATGTGCTACATTGTTACGTGGGTGGCCTTCGCAGAGATCTACTTCCTAGACGCCTGGCTGAGGGATGACGTGGCCCACGTCCATGACCCGCAATGGCAGCCGTGCTTCGAGAACGTGGACAGTTTCATCTCCGCCCTGCTTCTGTCGGTGGAGAGCCAGAGGACCATTGGCTACGGCTCCAGATTGGTGACGGCCAACTGCATGGAGGGAGTGGTTCTCCTCATGGCCCAGTCTATCATTGGCTCAATCATTGACGCCCTCATGGTCGGCTGCATGTTCGTCAAAATCTCCAGGCCTCAGAAAAGGGCCCAGACTCTGATCTTCAGCAAACACTGTGTCATATCGGAGCGTGACGAGAAACTCTGCCTTCTCTTCCGCATTGGAGACCTGAGGGCGAGTCACATGGTGGACGCCAAGATTCGAGCCAAGCTTATTAAGTCCAGACAGACCAAGGAAGGGGAGTTCATACCACTGGAGCAGTCAGAGATCAACCTGGGCTACGATACCGGAGGAGACAGGCTTCTGTTGGTTGAGCCTCAGACCATCACCCATGTCATCAATGAAAGCAGTCCCTTCTGGGAAATAGGGGCTGAGCGTCTGACAAGGGAGAGATTTGAGATCATCATCATTCTGGAGGGAATCGTGGAGGCATCAG GTATGACATGCCAAGCCAGAACTTCCTATACTGAGGAGGAGATTCTGTGGGGCCACAGATTTGAATCCTGCATGTCTCTGGAGAAAGGGTCTTACCGGGTGGACAATGGTGCATTTGATAAAACCTTCCCAGTACATACCCTCACCCTTAGTGCTAAAGAGAAGAGTGATGAAAAAGAAGACGAGGTCCTCTTTTAG